Proteins from a single region of Tachysurus vachellii isolate PV-2020 chromosome 15, HZAU_Pvac_v1, whole genome shotgun sequence:
- the LOC132858516 gene encoding odorant receptor 131-2-like, translated as MQGTGAYSNSSDNLLFNFSKPLNEKVLLLQVLVGIFLCINCLMIFTFLKKDVFREETRYVLFAQTLFVDSALMLFTDLLVVGTFYHYAMHIIPCSIVCTFLTFLSSCTPFTLAAMCLERYVAICMPLRHADISTGRTRLYGLLIIWGISSIIPLFTLIGYWASVPSAAQYSYAVCVVELMLGDAWQAHGRSVLFAILFLFLILIIVFTYIKIMIAARAASSEKRKSTNKSLKTVLLHAFQLFLCIMQFLNPYIEMAYWKVENQILRNIKYSVFIVFMIAPRCLSPLIYGLRDEKFFNVLKHYAMCGVYIINKHKPKATMTAL; from the coding sequence aTGCAGGGCACAGGAGCATACAGTAACTCAAGCGataatttgttatttaatttttcaaaGCCTTTGAATGAAAAAGTTCTCTTGTTGCAGGTCCTGGTTGGGATTTTCCTCTGTATAAACTGCTTGATGATATTCACATTTCTGAAAAAGGATGTTTTTAGGGAAGAAACTCGGTACGTTTTGTTTGCACAAACCTTATTTGTGGACTCTGCTCTTATGCTGTTCACTGACTTGCTAGTGGTTGGAACTTTCTATCATTATGCCATGCACATAATTCCTTGCAGTattgtttgtacatttttgaCTTTTCTTTCCTCCTGTACCCCGTTCACTTTGGCAGCTATGTGTCTGGAACGCTATGTCGCTATATGCATGCCTTTGAGACATGCTGACATCTCCACAGGCAGGACTAGATTATATGGACTTCTTATCATATGGGGTATCAGTTCTATAATTCCATTGTTTACCTTGATTGGATATTGGGCATCTGTCCCAAGTGCAGCACAGTACTcttatgcagtgtgtgttgtggagcTAATGTTAGGGGATGCATGGCAGGCACATGGGCGTTCTGTTCTTTTTGCcatccttttcctttttttgatcCTTATCATTGTCTTCACCTACATCAAGATAATGATTGCAGCCCGAGCTGCTTCCTCTGAAAAGAGGAAATCAACCAATAAGAGTCTCAAAACTGTGCTGCTTCATGCATTTCAGTTGTTTCTGTGCataatgcagtttttaaacCCATACATAGAAATGGCATACTGGAAGGTTGAAAACCAGATCCTTCGGAATATAAAAtattctgtgtttattgtttttatgattGCACCACGTTGTCTTAGTCCATTGATATATGGTCTCAGAGATGAaaagttttttaatgttttaaaacattatgCCATGTGTGG